The following proteins are encoded in a genomic region of Palaemon carinicauda isolate YSFRI2023 chromosome 19, ASM3689809v2, whole genome shotgun sequence:
- the LOC137659126 gene encoding uncharacterized protein gives MPIECLKIYGGEENTISFLKNTMCNWNTILTSSGIRLAEVNIKRGIFQGNSLSRLLFAVAIVPMTKVLQKMDDGYQLKKRGNRINHLMFMDGIKLYGKNIKEIDTLIQTVRVVSGDIRMEFGIEKCASVNIQKGKITGTEGIKLPDGSNIKHIDGTGYKCLGIMEGA, from the coding sequence ATGCCAATAGAATGCCTGAAAATATATGGGGGAGAGGAAAACACCATCAGCTTTCTCAAAAATACAATGTGCAACTGGAATACAATACTTACAAGCTCTGGAATAAGACTAGCAGAGGTTAATATCAAGAGAGGGATCTTCCAGGGCAACTCACTATCCCGACTACTCTTTGCAGTAGCCATAGTTCCCATGACAAAAGTACTACAGAAGATGGACGATGGGTACCAACTGAAGAAAAGAGGCAACagaattaaccatctgatgttTATGGACGGcatcaagctgtatggtaagaACATCAAGGAGATAGATACCTTGATCCAGACTGTAAGGGTGGTATCTGgggacatcaggatggagtttggaatagaaaaatgtgcctcagtcaacatacaaaagggaaaaataacaggGACTGAGgggataaagctaccagatgggagcaacatcaaacacatagatgGTACGGGATACAAATGCCTGGGAATAATGGAAGGAGCGTAA